The sequence TCGATTCGGTGGGATGGCAGGTGCCGCCGTGCGTGATCCAGTCGACGCCGATCGCGGCGCCCGCGCCGTCGCCGAGGAACAGCTCGTCGACGACGACGACGCCCGCGGTCGACAAGCGCTCCGTCAGCCGCAGCAGGTTCGACGCGACGTCGGGGTGGTGCACCGCGTTGTCGAGGATCACGACGTCGAGGTCGCCGGCGCCGGCGCATGCGTCGGCGAGCGTGCAGCACCGCACGCCCGGCGCCGGTTCCGCATTGAGCCCGCCGACGAGCACGCATCGGCCGTCGCGCACCAGGCCTTGCGCCGCGAGGCGCGCCGAATAGGCGCCCGACGTCGCGCTGACGTCGAGCACGCGATACGGCCCGGGGTGCAGCGCCGCGAGGCGCCGCATCGCCAATAGCGCGGCGCGCTGCTTGTGCGGCCCGTTCATCGCGCGCTGGTAACGCGCGATGAACGCCGGCGACGGCGCATGCGTTGCGAGCGGTCGCGCGCGCCGGCCCGCCTGCAGGATCGCGCGCAGATCCTCGGCGCGGTTCCAGCTGCCGGCGGCGTCGGCTTCGAGCCGCACCAGGTCGGCCACCGCGTCCGGCAGCGGCGCGGGCGCACCGTCGGGCGCGTCGCTCAGCAATCCGCATTGCGCCGCGACCGACAGCAGCTCGCCCAGCGCGTCGGCGTGCAGACCGCTTTCGTACGCGAGCTGGTCGACGTTCGCGACGCCGTCGAGCCGTTCGAGCACGCCGGAGCCGCATAGCGCGAACAGCAGCGCGGAGCGCTTGTACGCGCCGGCCGCCTCGATCAGCCGTTCCGGCGCCGCCCAGCGGTAGACCGGGCTGCGCGCAGCCTTGCCGTTGGCGGTGCGGCGGATGGCGTCGACGGCTTCAAACACGTCCGGAACCTTGTTCTCGCGCAGCCGCTCGCGGCAGAACCGGCGCACCGCGCCGGCGTCCCAGGCGAGCCCGGGGCGCGGCACGATCGACGCGAGAATGTGGTCGTTGCCGTCGCCGCGACGCGACTTCACGCTGCGCACCTGGCAATCGTCGACGAGCGGGCACTCGCGCAGCACCGCTTCGATCTCGAACGGCGAGATCCACGCCTCGCCGCGGCGGATCGCGGCCGTTTCGCGGCCGACGATCTGATAGCCGTGCTCGCCTTCGCTCACCAGGTCGCCGGTCGGATGCAGGCGTCCGTCCTCGAGTTCGATCACCAGCGGGAAGGCCGACGCGTCGCCCGGCCTTGCGGCGATCCGCAGGCCCGGCATCGGTCGGCCGATGCACAGCGGCGGCAGCGGCGCGATGCCCGCGAACATCGCGCCGGTCTCGGTGCTGCCGTAGTTACGCGACAGCCCGAGCCCGAACGCGGCCTGGAACTGCGCGTCGAGCGGCGCGTCGACCGGCCCCGCGCCCGCCATCGCCACGCGCAGCCGCGCCGGGCGCGCACCACTGCCGGCGCGGCGCGCAAGCAGCGACGCGATGAACGGCGTGAGCGCGCAATGCGTGGCGCGCTGCCGCAGCGCGTCGACGGTGCGGCCGAGTTGGGTCGGCGCACAGATCTCGAGCGCGCAGCCCGCATCGGCGGCGGCCCAGAGCCAGCCCAGCACGTATGCGTGGTAGACGGGCGCGACGAGCAGCACGTGATGCTCGGGCGCGAGCCCGAGCAGGTCGATGTAGCGGCGCGCTTCATGCCGCCAGCTCGCGACCGGACGGAACACGACGGCCGGCCGGCCGGTCGAGCCCGACGTCAGCAGGTGCAAGCCGCTTTCCAGCGGGTTGTCGCCGGAAAGCGCCGGCGCGGCCGCGATGCGCTCGATCGTCAGCGACTGGCCGTCCGCCAGGCGCCAGAGGGAGTCGGCGCCGATTTCGCGCGCGTAGCCGCGCGCCTCGTCGGCCGTGCTGTCGGCTGGCAGGACGAGCGGCGAAATGCCGTGCGCCAGCAGGAAGAACAGCAGCGCGGCATGCGGC is a genomic window of Burkholderia cepacia containing:
- a CDS encoding class I adenylate-forming enzyme family protein, yielding MPDTEFIARPAPPGDPSFEQVAARHAGAAALAAWRDALAAEHGIGTRAVVYVDNTLPHAALLFFLLAHGISPLVLPADSTADEARGYAREIGADSLWRLADGQSLTIERIAAAPALSGDNPLESGLHLLTSGSTGRPAVVFRPVASWRHEARRYIDLLGLAPEHHVLLVAPVYHAYVLGWLWAAADAGCALEICAPTQLGRTVDALRQRATHCALTPFIASLLARRAGSGARPARLRVAMAGAGPVDAPLDAQFQAAFGLGLSRNYGSTETGAMFAGIAPLPPLCIGRPMPGLRIAARPGDASAFPLVIELEDGRLHPTGDLVSEGEHGYQIVGRETAAIRRGEAWISPFEIEAVLRECPLVDDCQVRSVKSRRGDGNDHILASIVPRPGLAWDAGAVRRFCRERLRENKVPDVFEAVDAIRRTANGKAARSPVYRWAAPERLIEAAGAYKRSALLFALCGSGVLERLDGVANVDQLAYESGLHADALGELLSVAAQCGLLSDAPDGAPAPLPDAVADLVRLEADAAGSWNRAEDLRAILQAGRRARPLATHAPSPAFIARYQRAMNGPHKQRAALLAMRRLAALHPGPYRVLDVSATSGAYSARLAAQGLVRDGRCVLVGGLNAEPAPGVRCCTLADACAGAGDLDVVILDNAVHHPDVASNLLRLTERLSTAGVVVVDELFLGDGAGAAIGVDWITHGGTCHPTESSIDLLMLNLGFRKQDVMKDDATVSHRVNFYSRT